A stretch of Bacillus pseudomycoides DNA encodes these proteins:
- the prfB gene encoding peptide chain release factor 2 (programmed frameshift): MELVEIRQELEKMAKRLAAFRGSLDLPVKEKRIAELEETMMGAGFWDDQQGAQTVINEANVLKDMVGKFRQLDETFENLEVTHELLKEEYDEDLHEELESEVKSLIQEMNEYELQLLLSDPYDKNNAILELHPGAGGTESQDWGSMLLRMYTRWAEKRGFKVETVDYLPGDEAGIKSVTLLIKGHNAYGYLKAEKGVHRLVRISPFDSSGRRHTSFVSCEVVPEFNDEVEIEVRTEDLKIDTYRASGAGGQHVNTTDSAVRITHTPTNIVVTCQSERSQIKNREHAMKMLKAKLYQKKLEEQQAELDEIRGEQKEIGWGSQIRSYVFHPYSLVKDHRTNTEVGNVQAVMDGEIDTFIDAYLRSRIS; encoded by the exons ATGGAATTAGTGGAAATTAGGCAAGAATTAGAAAAAATGGCTAAGAGATTAGCGGCTTTTAGGGGGTCTCTT GACCTCCCTGTAAAGGAAAAACGTATTGCAGAATTAGAAGAAACAATGATGGGCGCTGGTTTTTGGGATGACCAACAAGGGGCGCAAACAGTTATTAATGAAGCAAATGTACTAAAAGATATGGTTGGGAAGTTTCGACAGTTAGATGAAACGTTTGAAAACTTAGAAGTGACTCATGAACTTTTAAAAGAAGAATATGATGAGGATTTACATGAAGAGCTAGAATCTGAAGTGAAATCTTTAATTCAAGAAATGAATGAGTATGAGCTTCAGTTATTATTAAGCGATCCGTATGATAAAAATAATGCTATTTTAGAACTGCATCCAGGTGCAGGTGGAACAGAGTCACAAGACTGGGGTTCTATGCTATTACGTATGTACACAAGATGGGCTGAAAAGCGCGGATTTAAAGTGGAGACAGTTGATTATCTACCAGGTGATGAAGCTGGGATCAAGAGCGTTACGCTATTAATTAAAGGACATAACGCATATGGCTACTTGAAAGCTGAGAAAGGTGTGCATCGTCTTGTACGTATTTCACCGTTCGATTCTTCAGGCCGTCGTCATACATCGTTCGTATCTTGTGAAGTTGTACCTGAATTCAATGATGAAGTTGAAATTGAAGTACGTACAGAAGATTTAAAAATAGATACGTATCGCGCAAGTGGTGCAGGTGGACAGCACGTTAATACAACGGATTCCGCAGTTCGTATCACGCATACGCCAACGAATATAGTTGTAACATGTCAATCAGAACGTTCACAAATTAAAAACCGTGAGCATGCAATGAAAATGTTAAAAGCAAAATTATATCAAAAGAAATTAGAAGAACAGCAAGCAGAGTTAGATGAAATTCGTGGTGAACAAAAAGAAATTGGCTGGGGTAGTCAAATTCGTTCTTACGTATTCCATCCATACTCTTTAGTAAAAGATCATCGTACAAATACAGAAGTTGGTAATGTACAGGCCGTTATGGATGGAGAAATTGATACATTTATTGATGCATATTTACGCTCTCGTATTTCTTAA